From Ignavibacteria bacterium, one genomic window encodes:
- the tilS gene encoding tRNA lysidine(34) synthetase TilS, with product MIPDVLLNEAVSALARHGALGEQLVIAVSGGIDSVTLLHTINTARSIHNLSCLVAHANHGLRGVESDDDERLVVSIADSLGLPCITQRLDVESYARSSGLGIEGAARELRYQFLTRVAHESSASVVLTAHTMDDNAETMLMNLARASGTQGLSGIPPERALGPGVRVIRPFLTISRAQVRDAALSAGLAWREDQSNADQRFLRNRVRSVIMPALREVFGPSVSERILRSSELVRDADVVVRSVVREISPAVMITEHAEAPSFVVEAMKGLPRGLVHEIFRSALSCTHEDVARLTALLNAEAGSEASLSENRTALRERDQIVVSVLEHDNGAHEVAIDGDGTYVAGTYMLSVQRCPLGDLHPRADGSVAYIDVSSLQGPLIWREWRNGDRFQPFGLNGTVLVSDLLTNSRIPHAERRHIRVICDDAGIVWVCGIRVAERTRITSTTTDILILSVPL from the coding sequence ATGATCCCTGACGTCCTTTTGAACGAAGCGGTCTCCGCACTGGCACGGCATGGGGCACTTGGCGAACAACTGGTCATTGCCGTAAGTGGCGGCATTGATAGCGTAACACTACTCCACACTATCAATACAGCACGTTCGATCCACAACCTGTCGTGCCTTGTTGCCCATGCCAATCATGGATTACGAGGCGTGGAGAGCGATGATGATGAACGTCTTGTTGTCTCCATCGCCGATTCCCTTGGTCTTCCTTGCATCACGCAACGTCTAGATGTAGAATCCTACGCCCGCTCATCGGGACTTGGAATAGAAGGGGCCGCTCGTGAGCTCCGCTACCAGTTCCTCACTCGCGTAGCACACGAGAGCAGCGCATCAGTGGTGCTTACGGCCCACACGATGGATGACAATGCCGAGACGATGCTCATGAATCTGGCGCGAGCCAGTGGCACACAGGGGCTGAGCGGGATCCCGCCGGAACGGGCATTGGGCCCGGGTGTTCGCGTTATCAGACCCTTCCTTACGATCTCTCGAGCACAAGTACGCGATGCCGCGTTATCGGCCGGGCTTGCATGGCGAGAAGATCAAAGTAATGCCGACCAGCGCTTCCTGCGAAACCGTGTACGATCGGTGATCATGCCCGCACTGCGCGAGGTTTTTGGCCCATCAGTTTCGGAACGGATCCTCAGGTCAAGCGAGCTTGTTCGTGATGCGGATGTAGTTGTTCGCAGCGTTGTTCGTGAGATCAGCCCTGCTGTGATGATAACCGAACATGCAGAAGCCCCCTCCTTTGTTGTTGAGGCAATGAAGGGGCTCCCTCGCGGTTTGGTTCATGAGATCTTTCGATCGGCACTCTCATGTACACATGAAGATGTTGCGAGACTCACAGCCCTGCTCAATGCAGAGGCAGGGTCTGAGGCCTCCCTATCAGAGAATCGAACGGCGTTGCGTGAACGAGATCAGATCGTAGTATCCGTTCTCGAACACGATAATGGCGCACATGAAGTTGCCATCGACGGCGACGGGACGTATGTTGCAGGCACGTATATGTTGTCGGTACAGAGATGTCCACTCGGCGATCTGCACCCTCGCGCGGATGGTTCGGTAGCCTACATTGACGTGTCGTCGCTTCAAGGGCCACTCATCTGGCGGGAATGGCGCAACGGCGATAGGTTCCAACCCTTCGGGCTCAACGGAACAGTATTGGTTTCTGATCTGTTAACCAATAGCCGTATTCCTCATGCTGAACGCCGACATATTCGGGTGATCTGTGATGATGCTGGCATCGTTTGGGTCTGCGGGATCCGCGTAGCTGAACGAACACGAATTACGTCCACAACGACAGACATTTTGATCCTATCTGTTCCCCTATGA
- the hpt gene encoding hypoxanthine phosphoribosyltransferase yields the protein MTDNAIISPDHQIRVHDRTFRPYIRRDEIQELVHDIAKRINHDFAGQEVTALVILKGAMVFAADLIRQLSMPVIVEFTRASSYGNSMTSAGTTAIEGLLADVTDRNVIIIEDIVDTGTTIRDLIKHLGGLQPRSITIAALLSKPSVHKDTLTIDYVGREIAPDFVVGYGMDYAGHGRQLDAIWVVTEEPTA from the coding sequence ATGACCGACAACGCCATCATCTCCCCGGACCATCAGATCCGCGTGCACGACCGGACATTTCGCCCCTACATCCGTAGAGACGAGATCCAAGAACTTGTTCATGATATCGCCAAACGGATCAATCATGATTTCGCAGGTCAGGAAGTGACGGCCCTTGTTATCCTCAAAGGAGCAATGGTGTTCGCCGCTGACCTCATTCGTCAGCTCTCCATGCCGGTGATCGTGGAGTTTACGCGTGCCTCCAGTTATGGCAATTCGATGACCAGCGCGGGAACCACTGCCATCGAAGGCCTGTTGGCTGACGTCACGGACCGCAATGTGATCATCATTGAGGACATCGTCGATACTGGAACCACGATCCGAGACCTTATCAAACACCTTGGCGGACTTCAGCCGAGGAGCATTACTATTGCTGCCCTACTCAGCAAACCTTCTGTCCACAAGGATACCCTTACGATCGACTATGTCGGACGCGAGATAGCGCCGGACTTTGTTGTGGGGTACGGCATGGACTATGCCGGCCATGGCCGACAACTCGATGCTATCTGGGTGGTCACAGAAGAACCCACGGCATGA
- a CDS encoding SDR family NAD(P)-dependent oxidoreductase, whose product MKSNISTMVIIGATSAIAQSVARRYAEHGVRFFLVARSEEKVRAVASDLLARGAASASIYLADLRQRDLHADIIARSIADLGRIDCVLVAHGVMPDQKVLDGDVDATIDSFMTNAVSVISISHRYANVLEGQGGGSLVGLSSVAGERGRRSNYAYGAAKSAMTAFYSGLRARLAPMGVHVMTVKPGPVDTPLTRGVKLPLMANVDVVAYDIERAITKNVKVLYTPGIWRLIMAVVRAIPESLFMKSKF is encoded by the coding sequence GTGAAATCCAACATCTCAACCATGGTCATCATCGGTGCCACTTCAGCCATTGCTCAAAGTGTTGCCAGACGATATGCTGAACACGGTGTCCGCTTCTTTCTTGTTGCACGATCAGAAGAAAAGGTACGTGCCGTTGCCTCTGATCTGTTGGCGCGCGGTGCAGCTAGTGCCAGTATCTACCTTGCCGATCTACGCCAGCGAGACCTCCACGCCGATATCATCGCTCGATCCATCGCGGATCTTGGTCGGATCGATTGCGTTCTAGTGGCCCATGGCGTGATGCCAGATCAAAAGGTCCTGGATGGTGACGTTGACGCCACGATCGATTCCTTCATGACCAATGCCGTAAGCGTGATCTCCATCTCCCACAGATATGCTAACGTCTTGGAAGGTCAGGGAGGGGGCTCGCTTGTTGGACTATCTTCTGTAGCCGGCGAACGTGGCCGACGCAGCAATTACGCATATGGGGCGGCCAAGTCCGCAATGACGGCGTTCTACTCCGGACTCCGTGCCCGTCTCGCTCCCATGGGAGTGCATGTGATGACGGTAAAGCCAGGCCCCGTCGATACGCCACTCACGAGAGGAGTAAAACTCCCGCTTATGGCCAATGTTGACGTAGTGGCCTATGATATTGAACGGGCCATCACCAAAAACGTCAAGGTACTCTATACTCCCGGCATTTGGAGACTCATCATGGCAGTGGTTCGCGCCATCCCCGAGAGTCTCTTCATGAAGTCCAAGTTCTAA
- the mreD gene encoding rod shape-determining protein MreD produces the protein MALNFDLQRSQFVTNPALRFIVYAVVALLLNVVHVVFLRFVAVSSVTPDLLLILTVWIAIVEGQFTGMIAGFLAGLLFDVVSADVLGSNALAKTAAGFVAGYFWREGYAMQTIGSYRFLLIVALAGGVHNLLYYFFYVRPMQISFGMFFLKYGVATTLYTTVAAVFPMLYVNRRKDQ, from the coding sequence ATGGCACTGAACTTCGATCTGCAACGCTCACAATTCGTGACCAATCCGGCACTACGGTTCATCGTGTATGCGGTGGTGGCGCTCTTGCTGAATGTGGTCCATGTGGTGTTTCTGCGATTTGTTGCTGTGAGTTCGGTTACGCCGGACTTATTGCTGATCCTCACGGTTTGGATCGCGATCGTTGAGGGTCAGTTCACAGGCATGATCGCCGGGTTCTTGGCCGGATTGCTGTTCGATGTGGTCTCGGCAGACGTCTTAGGCTCAAATGCGCTGGCAAAAACCGCAGCAGGATTCGTTGCCGGCTACTTCTGGCGCGAAGGGTATGCAATGCAGACCATTGGCAGTTATCGATTCCTGCTCATTGTTGCGCTTGCCGGGGGTGTGCATAACCTCCTGTATTACTTCTTCTACGTTCGCCCGATGCAGATCTCTTTTGGGATGTTTTTCTTGAAGTACGGGGTTGCCACCACCCTCTATACCACCGTGGCCGCCGTCTTCCCGATGCTGTATGTGAATAGGCGCAAGGATCAATAG
- the smc gene encoding chromosome segregation protein SMC: MYLSKLEMVGFKSFGLKTDLEFTDGVTAIVGPNGCGKTNVVDAIRWVLGEQKTSMLRADSMDQVIFNGSRARKPLGMAEVSLTIENNKQILPTEYSQVVITRRLFRNGESQYLLNKTQCRLRDIVDLFMDTGMRSDAYSVIELKMIETILSDKADERRHLFEEAAGVTKYKARRKEAQRKLDAAQRDIARVQDIVREVQKTVNSLARQAEKARQHQDLSTRLRDLDRILFAFEYAEEFIALTQLLERITGIRQKREAAEAALTSAEQQVIVAEKTHEQMEQELRTAITFENDVRTALSEVQQRISLVDERKASAQRALERLDREQNESQSQQSSTSQELQQVRDRMVSGKLEHEEAVKELEAQRALVEEAQATLVQMREEMHGQREGLTAARQILNEQRNQADRYRIQGEGQQRRLAENEAQQRQASERLAQVEDQIARESADLPALDQQLAESEQRLHTAEARQRDLQTEQEGLQKDSEDLRSKLGHSSASLEFLVGLVDTTESSKFLLNTPEWTPSGEKLTLAEVINTGEELRVAIEAALGDAARYFVVAHRTEAQQAISALSKNSVGKATFLCRDAIPAIEQPPSLGNIDGVIGWASELVQADEQLRGAVRGILGHTVVVRSMDDAWKAMSQTPATSAVTLSGEIVHRAGAVRGGSTSKTEGVRVGRRERIDQLRGEIATLEQRIADVDGRLRAVKQELGTIDLRRLGDEVRKVAIIRNDRQQRLDSLRGRVDDVHAQQQHLHEEAQRIAGELESLRVDASAAEHAITEASEGVAKLESELASATEALQNVEQLVNQRIGEMRGVEIRVVRLSGELQTLVSNEGRLTNQSLTIDQRREQRDTERNDLQQQIATFETERTESDTSASTIVARLAEARSKREGLELSVREHSAAFHQAGEDVRRQRKELDGIVNEQHEADLKHNEVRLRMESLARRASEELDLEVPENPQMPESEVAPEELRTQVQDLRRKLTSMGNVNFLALEEHERENERFLFLTQQLSDLTESERALNETIAEINLTAREKFTSTFVRIRENFSTLFKMLFSEDDEADLQMIESADNDPLECTIEITAKPRGKRPHSIEMLSGGEKTLTAIALLFAIYLVKPSPFCILDEVDAPLDDANIDRYLKIIRKFAENTQFLMITHNKKTMEAADTLYGVTMEEPAVSKVVSVHLAGKSAA; encoded by the coding sequence ATGTATCTGTCGAAACTCGAGATGGTGGGCTTTAAGAGTTTTGGTCTCAAGACCGATCTCGAGTTCACCGATGGTGTAACAGCGATCGTCGGACCGAACGGATGTGGCAAGACGAACGTTGTGGATGCCATACGTTGGGTGCTTGGAGAACAGAAGACGTCGATGCTTCGCGCAGACTCAATGGACCAAGTGATCTTCAATGGTTCACGAGCCAGGAAGCCCCTTGGCATGGCAGAGGTATCGTTGACGATCGAGAACAACAAGCAGATCTTGCCTACGGAATATTCGCAGGTGGTGATCACTCGTCGCCTCTTCCGCAATGGTGAGAGTCAGTACCTCCTGAATAAGACGCAGTGCAGGCTTCGAGACATCGTGGATCTCTTCATGGATACCGGTATGCGCTCAGATGCCTATTCGGTGATCGAATTGAAGATGATCGAAACGATCCTCAGCGATAAGGCTGATGAGCGCAGACACCTCTTTGAGGAGGCTGCCGGTGTTACGAAGTACAAGGCGCGCAGGAAAGAGGCACAACGCAAGCTTGATGCAGCACAACGTGATATTGCTCGCGTGCAGGATATCGTTCGTGAAGTGCAGAAGACCGTGAATTCGCTGGCACGTCAGGCAGAGAAGGCACGTCAGCATCAGGATCTGTCCACACGACTGCGCGACCTCGACCGAATTCTGTTTGCGTTTGAATATGCCGAAGAGTTCATTGCTCTAACGCAACTCCTGGAACGTATCACTGGGATACGGCAGAAGCGCGAGGCTGCAGAGGCTGCCTTGACGTCTGCCGAGCAACAGGTGATCGTGGCGGAAAAGACGCACGAGCAGATGGAACAGGAACTCCGCACTGCCATCACCTTCGAGAATGATGTTCGCACGGCATTGAGTGAAGTGCAGCAACGGATCTCCTTGGTCGACGAACGAAAGGCTTCGGCACAACGCGCGCTCGAACGTCTCGATCGTGAACAGAACGAGTCGCAGTCCCAACAGTCATCCACATCGCAAGAGCTTCAGCAAGTACGAGACCGTATGGTAAGCGGGAAGCTGGAGCATGAAGAAGCGGTAAAGGAACTTGAGGCCCAACGAGCACTTGTGGAAGAAGCTCAGGCCACCCTCGTGCAAATGCGTGAGGAAATGCATGGTCAGCGAGAAGGTCTCACGGCCGCACGTCAGATCCTCAATGAGCAGCGCAATCAGGCAGACAGATATCGCATTCAAGGCGAAGGTCAGCAACGCAGACTCGCAGAGAACGAAGCACAACAACGTCAGGCATCGGAACGACTGGCACAGGTAGAGGACCAGATAGCGCGCGAGAGTGCGGATCTGCCTGCCTTGGATCAGCAGCTTGCGGAGTCGGAGCAACGTTTGCATACCGCCGAGGCTCGCCAACGCGATCTCCAGACCGAACAAGAAGGACTTCAAAAGGACTCTGAAGATCTGCGCTCGAAACTCGGGCACAGCTCTGCCTCGCTCGAGTTTCTTGTTGGTCTGGTGGACACTACGGAGAGCAGCAAGTTCCTGCTCAACACGCCGGAGTGGACGCCATCGGGTGAGAAGCTCACGCTTGCAGAGGTGATCAACACCGGTGAGGAGCTCCGTGTGGCAATCGAAGCCGCGCTTGGTGATGCAGCCCGTTACTTTGTTGTGGCACATCGCACCGAGGCACAGCAGGCCATCAGCGCACTTTCGAAGAACAGCGTCGGCAAGGCCACATTCTTGTGTCGCGATGCGATCCCTGCGATCGAACAGCCCCCTTCACTTGGGAACATCGACGGAGTGATCGGTTGGGCATCTGAGCTTGTGCAGGCAGACGAACAATTGCGCGGCGCGGTACGAGGCATCCTTGGCCATACCGTGGTTGTGCGGTCGATGGATGATGCATGGAAGGCCATGAGCCAAACTCCTGCAACATCCGCAGTTACGCTCTCGGGAGAGATCGTTCATCGTGCCGGGGCAGTACGCGGCGGCTCTACATCGAAGACGGAAGGCGTACGTGTTGGACGCCGTGAGCGGATCGATCAGCTCAGAGGAGAGATCGCCACACTTGAACAGCGTATCGCAGATGTTGATGGACGACTTCGGGCAGTGAAGCAGGAGTTGGGGACGATCGACTTGCGCAGGCTTGGCGACGAGGTTCGTAAGGTAGCGATCATCCGCAATGACCGTCAGCAACGTTTGGATTCGCTGCGCGGCAGAGTGGATGATGTACATGCCCAGCAGCAACACCTTCATGAAGAAGCGCAGCGCATCGCCGGGGAGCTTGAGTCTCTCCGTGTGGACGCTTCTGCGGCTGAGCATGCGATCACGGAGGCCAGTGAAGGAGTAGCAAAACTTGAGTCGGAACTAGCTTCGGCTACAGAAGCACTTCAGAATGTTGAGCAGCTCGTGAATCAGCGTATCGGTGAGATGCGCGGAGTTGAGATTCGCGTGGTGCGTTTGAGCGGTGAGCTCCAGACGCTTGTTAGCAACGAAGGTCGACTCACGAACCAAAGTCTTACGATCGATCAACGTCGTGAACAGCGCGATACAGAACGCAACGATCTTCAACAGCAGATCGCAACGTTTGAAACAGAGCGTACGGAGTCTGATACGAGCGCCTCAACGATCGTTGCCCGATTGGCCGAAGCGAGGTCCAAGAGAGAAGGTTTGGAGCTTTCCGTGCGCGAGCATTCGGCTGCCTTCCATCAGGCCGGAGAGGATGTTCGACGTCAGCGGAAGGAACTCGATGGGATCGTCAATGAGCAGCACGAGGCCGATCTCAAGCACAATGAAGTACGCCTCCGCATGGAATCACTGGCGCGTAGGGCAAGTGAAGAGCTCGACCTAGAAGTGCCGGAAAATCCGCAAATGCCGGAGTCGGAGGTTGCGCCCGAGGAGCTTCGCACACAGGTGCAGGATCTCCGACGTAAACTCACATCGATGGGCAACGTGAACTTCCTCGCCCTCGAAGAACATGAACGGGAGAACGAACGATTCCTCTTCCTCACGCAACAACTCTCCGATCTCACGGAAAGTGAGCGAGCACTCAACGAGACCATCGCCGAGATCAATCTCACGGCGCGTGAGAAGTTCACGTCCACATTTGTGCGAATCCGTGAGAACTTCTCAACGCTCTTCAAGATGCTCTTCAGTGAGGATGACGAAGCCGATCTTCAGATGATCGAATCGGCAGATAATGATCCGCTCGAATGCACGATCGAGATCACAGCGAAGCCTCGCGGGAAACGACCGCACAGCATTGAAATGTTGTCCGGGGGTGAAAAGACCCTTACCGCCATTGCTCTGCTGTTTGCGATCTACTTGGTGAAGCCGAGCCCCTTCTGTATCCTTGATGAAGTGGATGCACCGCTCGACGATGCCAATATTGACCGCTATTTGAAGATCATTCGGAAATTTGCAGAGAACACACAATTTTTGATGATCACGCACAATAAGAAGACGATGGAAGCGGCTGATACACTATACGGCGTCACGATGGAAGAACCGGCAGTGTCAAAGGTTGTCTCTGTTCATCTTGCAGGCAAATCCGCTGCCTGA
- the mreC gene encoding rod shape-determining protein MreC, whose translation MRRFIDFVVRFKNYITLGTLVVMSFAFMSVGSLSQLGGFRAVIVGSIGWMQSLFAWIPNPVALKSENLALRELNLQLAVESARSRQSMVENTTLRKMLELPAYTDYHLIAADVIGKTTTQSRNYATINKGIEDGVQEGMCCITDAGLVGIVIGTSPHFAVLQLLLNRDTRVSAKVQRTRVDGIIQWEGETFLVLKNVPRSLDVQAGDVILTSSYSQKYPANIVIGRATQVDEEANSLFRRVVVEPAVNFATLEQLFIVDTRPNSERVALEKRTDERLPQRSTP comes from the coding sequence ATGCGTCGATTTATCGACTTTGTTGTTCGATTCAAGAACTACATCACCCTTGGAACACTTGTGGTGATGTCGTTCGCATTCATGAGCGTTGGGAGTCTCTCACAGCTTGGCGGATTCCGTGCAGTGATCGTTGGATCCATCGGATGGATGCAATCATTGTTTGCATGGATCCCGAACCCGGTAGCACTTAAGAGTGAGAACCTTGCGCTTCGTGAGCTGAATCTCCAGCTTGCCGTTGAGTCGGCACGGTCGCGCCAATCAATGGTCGAGAATACCACGCTCCGCAAGATGCTTGAATTGCCGGCGTATACAGATTATCATCTGATCGCTGCCGATGTGATAGGGAAGACAACAACGCAGTCCCGGAATTACGCAACGATCAACAAGGGTATAGAGGACGGCGTTCAAGAGGGGATGTGCTGCATCACTGATGCGGGACTCGTTGGCATCGTCATCGGAACATCGCCGCACTTCGCAGTGCTGCAGCTCTTGCTCAATCGTGATACGCGTGTGAGTGCAAAGGTTCAACGTACACGTGTTGATGGGATCATTCAATGGGAAGGTGAGACCTTCCTCGTCCTGAAGAACGTGCCTCGCTCGCTCGATGTACAAGCAGGAGATGTGATCCTCACGTCATCCTACAGTCAAAAATATCCGGCCAACATCGTCATCGGAAGAGCAACGCAAGTTGACGAAGAGGCGAACTCTCTTTTCCGTCGAGTAGTGGTTGAGCCCGCCGTGAACTTCGCAACACTTGAACAGCTCTTCATTGTTGATACGAGACCGAACAGTGAACGTGTTGCTTTGGAGAAACGCACTGATGAACGACTTCCGCAACGATCAACGCCGTAA
- a CDS encoding rod shape-determining protein, whose protein sequence is MARFRIFSNDVGIDLGTANTLIWQKGKGIVLNEPSIVAFDRTSKNIIAIGHEAEKMVGKTHRDIKTIRPLKDGVIADFEIAEGMLRAFIQKTSTSIAHAKRMVICVPSGITEVEKRAVRDSAEHAGAKQVHLIAEPMAAAIGVGLDVHEPMGNMVVDIGGGTTEIAVIALSGIVVDESIRIAGDELTNAIVNWFKRQHNILIGDRTAEIIKVNVGSAWPLPEELEIEVKGRDMVAGTPKSIIVSSEEIREALNENISTIIEAVLTLLEKTPPELSADIFDRGIILSGGGALLKGLDERLRRETSLPVHVADDPLTAVVRGTGKVLEDLDAYSSVLIKSKRY, encoded by the coding sequence ATGGCCCGTTTTCGGATTTTCTCCAACGACGTCGGTATCGATCTCGGTACCGCGAACACCCTCATCTGGCAAAAAGGAAAGGGGATCGTCCTCAACGAGCCATCGATCGTTGCGTTCGATCGCACTTCTAAGAATATCATCGCCATCGGCCATGAAGCCGAAAAGATGGTGGGAAAAACACACCGCGATATCAAGACCATCCGTCCGTTGAAGGATGGAGTGATCGCAGACTTTGAGATCGCAGAAGGAATGCTTCGTGCATTCATTCAAAAGACATCCACATCGATCGCTCATGCAAAGCGCATGGTTATCTGTGTACCGTCGGGTATCACAGAGGTTGAGAAGCGCGCCGTGCGTGACTCTGCAGAACATGCCGGCGCGAAACAGGTACACCTTATCGCTGAACCAATGGCCGCTGCCATCGGTGTAGGCTTGGATGTGCACGAACCGATGGGTAACATGGTTGTTGATATTGGTGGCGGTACAACCGAGATCGCCGTTATCGCTCTATCGGGCATCGTTGTTGATGAATCCATTCGCATCGCTGGTGATGAGCTCACCAATGCCATCGTCAATTGGTTCAAGAGACAACACAACATCCTCATCGGCGATCGTACTGCAGAGATCATCAAGGTGAATGTTGGTTCTGCATGGCCCCTTCCCGAAGAACTTGAGATCGAAGTAAAGGGTCGAGACATGGTGGCCGGGACTCCAAAGAGTATCATCGTCTCCAGTGAAGAGATCCGTGAAGCACTCAATGAGAATATCTCTACGATCATCGAAGCTGTATTGACGTTGCTTGAGAAGACGCCGCCTGAATTGTCGGCCGATATCTTCGACCGTGGCATCATCCTCTCCGGTGGCGGAGCATTGTTGAAGGGGCTTGACGAACGCCTCCGACGTGAAACATCGTTGCCCGTTCATGTGGCCGATGATCCACTCACTGCCGTTGTACGTGGCACCGGAAAGGTCCTTGAGGATCTCGACGCGTATTCGTCTGTCTTGATCAAGTCGAAGCGATACTAA
- the ftsH gene encoding ATP-dependent zinc metalloprotease FtsH: MVGMLMSNGQRQEFPLTFNEYMEVVKSDRVQYATITKTQLNDFEFHGTLKEAITIQRDNRTIEVKNFRTKLGVVDSQTEALWREHGIGWSYESGDSPWWVSIVQLLPWALLLIAFFFVSRRMQMGAGGGKNIFSFGRSKARLLTEGNMQINFTDVAGADEAKEELREIVEFLRDPSRFTRLGGKIPRGVLLLGPPGTGKTLLARAVAGEAGVPFFTISGADFVEMFVGVGASRVRDLFENAKKQAPCIVFIDEIDAVGRHRGAGLGGGHDEREQTLNQLLVEMDGFEQNSGIIIIAATNRPDVLDPALLRPGRFDRQVVVDRPDMLGRLGILRVHTRKVPISKDVNLEIIAKGTPGMSGADLANLVNEAALLAARRNSMDVTMFDFENAKDKVLMGVERKSMVMSDKEKETTAYHEIGHALAGKLLKHGDAVHKVTIIPRGRALGVTSYLPNEEMHTMSREQLETRLVTLLAGRAAERVVFDQLNTGASNDLERATTITKKMVCEFGMSDVIGPVRYASQHDEVFLGREISQPRDHSEETARAIDGEVRRIIVDSEAKAIQLMRDNIDLLHRCSKALIEREILDSEELDVLIRGEELAPMIKDVASFREKMRTSAQAPSPEPSKGPDPGTEGLALSPS; the protein is encoded by the coding sequence ATGGTTGGCATGCTCATGTCCAACGGACAACGTCAGGAATTCCCTCTGACGTTCAACGAGTACATGGAGGTTGTCAAGTCAGATCGCGTGCAATACGCCACGATCACGAAGACACAACTCAACGACTTCGAGTTTCACGGGACGCTGAAAGAGGCGATCACAATCCAACGAGATAATCGAACGATCGAAGTGAAGAACTTCCGCACGAAACTCGGCGTGGTAGACTCGCAGACAGAAGCCCTGTGGCGTGAACATGGCATTGGATGGTCCTACGAAAGTGGAGACTCCCCTTGGTGGGTCTCGATCGTTCAGCTGCTCCCATGGGCGTTGCTGTTGATCGCATTCTTTTTTGTGAGCCGTCGTATGCAGATGGGTGCCGGCGGTGGAAAGAACATCTTTTCGTTCGGACGTAGCAAGGCTCGCCTTCTTACCGAAGGCAACATGCAGATCAACTTCACGGATGTTGCCGGAGCTGATGAGGCCAAGGAAGAACTTCGGGAGATCGTGGAATTCCTTCGAGATCCTAGCCGGTTCACACGGCTTGGTGGGAAGATCCCGCGTGGGGTGCTGCTGCTAGGCCCTCCAGGAACAGGAAAGACGCTTCTTGCGCGTGCAGTTGCCGGGGAGGCGGGTGTGCCGTTCTTCACGATATCTGGTGCGGACTTCGTTGAAATGTTCGTTGGTGTGGGCGCGAGCCGAGTGCGCGACCTCTTTGAGAATGCCAAGAAGCAGGCTCCGTGTATCGTCTTCATTGACGAGATCGATGCCGTTGGCCGTCACCGTGGCGCGGGCCTCGGGGGCGGACACGATGAACGTGAACAGACATTGAATCAGCTTCTTGTTGAGATGGATGGATTCGAACAGAATTCCGGCATCATCATCATTGCGGCAACAAATCGCCCGGATGTGCTGGATCCTGCTCTTCTCCGTCCGGGTCGTTTTGACCGGCAAGTGGTTGTGGACCGTCCAGATATGCTTGGCAGACTTGGTATCCTGCGAGTTCACACGCGTAAGGTTCCGATCTCCAAGGATGTCAATCTTGAGATCATCGCAAAAGGAACTCCGGGAATGAGCGGTGCTGATCTGGCGAACCTCGTCAATGAGGCAGCCCTTTTGGCAGCACGCCGAAACAGCATGGACGTTACAATGTTCGACTTTGAGAACGCGAAGGACAAGGTCCTCATGGGCGTTGAACGGAAGAGCATGGTAATGAGCGATAAAGAGAAGGAAACAACAGCCTATCATGAGATCGGCCACGCACTGGCTGGCAAGCTTCTGAAGCACGGCGATGCGGTCCACAAGGTCACGATCATCCCGCGCGGTCGCGCATTAGGTGTTACGTCATACCTGCCGAACGAAGAGATGCATACGATGAGTCGCGAGCAGCTCGAGACACGTCTTGTAACACTCCTTGCCGGACGTGCAGCGGAACGTGTTGTCTTCGACCAGCTCAACACGGGTGCCTCGAATGACCTAGAACGGGCAACAACCATCACGAAGAAGATGGTGTGCGAATTCGGCATGAGCGACGTGATCGGTCCGGTTCGGTATGCGAGCCAGCATGACGAAGTGTTCCTTGGACGTGAGATCTCTCAGCCGCGCGACCACTCGGAAGAAACCGCCAGAGCGATTGATGGCGAGGTCCGAAGGATCATCGTTGATTCTGAGGCAAAGGCGATCCAGCTTATGCGGGACAACATCGACTTACTACATCGTTGCTCTAAGGCTCTGATCGAGCGCGAGATCCTTGACAGTGAAGAACTTGACGTACTGATCCGAGGCGAAGAACTTGCCCCAATGATCAAGGATGTTGCGTCGTTCCGAGAGAAGATGCGTACGTCTGCTCAAGCCCCCTCCCCCGAACCCTCAAAGGGTCCTGACCCGGGTACAGAAGGTCTGGCGCTCAGTCCATCTTAA